The proteins below are encoded in one region of Silene latifolia isolate original U9 population chromosome 2, ASM4854445v1, whole genome shotgun sequence:
- the LOC141640948 gene encoding uncharacterized protein LOC141640948 yields MMGTSRCTLIERIDRLRPPSFHGVVDSVALANWLWEWEKLFIIHEVPEGRKVDIAAHYLKEDADRWWAVARDTAINQHGFDRVTFYERCFTATIRTHIAGAPAETFQFAYDRAVIVGGAVEDLTKESNKNQSGKRPYVPPPTYQNQQKKGKSDSRPALAMYDARFQCRDSRILLKSPSGARITYKGVRVKQGIKLVSAMKMASMKRKGYELYLCSVTDLLATPKLEEIRVVRDFADIFPDELPSIPPEMDIPVRKEDIPKTAFRSRYGHYEFNVMSFGLTNAPAIFMDQMNHTFSEYLDKCVVVFIDDILVYSKDETGHETHLRIILETLQRQKWYAKFSKYEFWLSEVAFLGHVISGEGVKVDPAKIRAVMD; encoded by the exons ATGATGGGAACAAGCAGGTGTACTCTTATTGAACGTATTGATCGCCTTCGACCTCCTAGCTTCCATGGGGTGGTTGATTCTGTAGCACTGGCAAACTGGCTTTGGGAGTGGGAAAAGTTGTTCATTATTCATGAAGTTCCAGAAGGCCGTAAGGTGGATATTGCTGCTCATTACCTGAAGGAGGATGCTGATAGATGGTGGGCAGTGGCTCGAGATACTGCTATAAATCAGCACGGATTTG ATCGTGTTACTTTTTATGAGCGATGTTTCACTGCCACTATCCGCACTCATATTGCTGGTGCACCGGCTGAGACTTTTCAATTCGCTTATGATCGTGCTGTAATAGTTGGTGGTGCAGTTGAAGATCTCACAAAGGAGAGTAACAAGAACCAGTCTGGGAAGAGGCCTTACGTACCACCTCCCACTTACCAGAATCAACAAAAGAAAGGAAAGTCTGATAGCCGGCCTGCT CTAGCTATGTACGATGCAAGATTTCAATGTCGGGATTCTAGAATTCTTTTGAAGAGCCCATCTGGTGCTAGGATAACTTATAAAGGTGTACGAGTGAAGCAAGGGATCAAGTTGGTGTCAGCCATGAAGATGGCCAGTATGAAGAGAAAGGGGTATGAGCTGTACTTGTGTAGTGTCACTGATTTGTTAGCAACTCCCAAGTTGGAAGAAATCAGAGTGGTTCGTGACTTTGCTGATATTTTTCCTGATGAGCTTCCCAGTATTCCACCTGAAATGGAT attccagttaggaaagaggatattcctaagactgcttttaGATCCAGATATGGCCACTATGAATTCAAtgtgatgtcgtttgggttaaCCAACGCCCCAGCTatattcatggaccagatgaacCATACCTTCAGTGAATACCTTGATAAATGTGTAGTCGTgtttattgatgacatcttagtctactctaaggaTGAGACGGGACATGAGACACACTTGAGGATTATTCTAGAGACACTTCAGAGACAAAAGTGGTACGCTAAGTTCTCTAAGTACGAGTTCTGGCTAAGTGAAGTGGCTTTCTTGGGTCACGTAATTTCGGGTGAAGGGGTTAAGGTGGATCCAGCTAAGATTCGAGCAGTGATGGATTAG
- the LOC141640949 gene encoding uncharacterized protein LOC141640949 codes for MRAPNLSWDHCCTPKEEGGLGIKALKIWNKALVGKYIWWLANKKDHLWVRWVNHVYMKGIHCSSYSPPLDCIWTWKKIAHTMVTFKQAYHNDQWLDTDKAYSVFDGYHWLRQKRSKVSWRHVCWNSLNVPKWSFIFWAAQLQRLLTRDRMAHMGFGQETVCFLCNSDDESHMHLFYSCQFSTRKIVDDVISKFWDRKTNVISSRDKAWILSIKG; via the exons ATGAGGGCTCCTAATTTGAGTTGGGATCACTGTTGTACTCCTAAAGAGGAAGGTGGATTGGGAATCAAAGCTTTAAAAATCTGGAACAAGGCTTTGGTGGGCAAATACATATGGTGGCTTGCTAATAAAAAGGACCATTTATGGGTTCGTTGGGTAaatcatgtttatatgaaaggaATCCATTGTTCCAGCTATAGTCCTCCTCTTGATTGTATCTGGACATGGAAGAAGATTGCTCATACAATGGTCACTTTCAAGCAAGCCTACCATAATGATCAATGGTTGGATACTGATAAAGCATACAGTGTTTTTGATGGCTACCACTGGTTAAGACAGAAGAGAAGTAAAGTGTCATGGAGACACGTTTGCTGGAATTCATTGAATGTCCCAAAATGGTCCTTCATATTCTGGGCAGCTCAGTTGCAGAGACTTCTTACTCGTGATAGGATGGCTCATATGGGTTTTGGACAGGAAACAGTGTGCTTCTTATGCAACTCTGATGATGAGAGTCATATGCATCTGTTCTACTCTTGTCAGTTTAGTACCAG GAAAATTGTGGACGATGTAATTTCTAAATTCTGGGATAGAAAAACTAATGTCATATCTAGTAGAGATAAAGCATGGATTTTGAGCATTAAAGGCTAG